DNA from Devosia yakushimensis:
ACCGCGCACTGCTGCGACGACTTCGGCTTTACGGCGGATGACCCACCTCCGCGTATTGGCGGGGGGAAGGTCTGCAATCGTGAGCGGACTACCGTCCGGTCCGATAACGTACTTAACGCGTGGACGCATTTGTACGGTCATTTTACTCTCTACTCAAACCTGACCATATGAGCAGAGACTAAGGCAACGGCCTTAAAATTCAGCTAAGGGGAAACTTACAACAGGTTAAGAATGCGCTGCGATTTCAAGGGATTGAATCGTCGCAATAAAGACCAGAAGAGGCTTTGGGAAATACCGCAGCGCTCGCCGCAAACTCTTGGCGAGCAATGGCTTTCGACTCTTGGCTGCTATCAGCTGTCGGTTTCGTCGTCGCTATCGGCCGGCGGCGGCGTGGTGGCGGCTGGTATCTTCACATTGGTCACGTCCGACAGCAGGATCTTGCCGGTGCCGACGGTCAGGATGGGCTGGGCGCCCGAGAAATCGACGGCGGTGACGACGCCCACGGTGGAGGTGGAAATCTTGATCGTATTGCCGGCCAGATTGGTGCCCTTGATGTCGATCGTATAGATGCCGTCCGGCTGGGTATTGCCGTCCGAACCCTTGCCAGTCCACAGGAAGTTGCCCGGGCCTTTTTCGAGTGACCCGGTCTCGGTATAGACCACCTGCCCATTGGCATTCTTGATGGTGACCGTGGCGTTGGCGACCTGGGCTTCGGCATTGAAGGCCCAGGTGGCGCCGCCATCCTTGAGCTGGGCGGTGGTGCCGGCGGCGGTCACTTCCTTGCCGATATAGGAAACGGCATCGGTCTTGCCCGAGCTCTGAGTCGATTGCAGCAGGCTTTCGAGGAATTCATTGGTCTTGAGCTGCTGCTCGACGCCGGTGAATTGCACCAATTGGGCGGTGAACTGGTTGGTATCGAGCGGATCGAGCGGGTTCTGGTTCTTCAGCTGGGTAGTCAGGATATTGAGAAAGGTGTCGAAATTCTCGGCAATGGTGGTGCGCGAGCCGCTGAGGGCACTGGTATTGGTGTTGCTCGAAACGCTATCGACGGCCATGGCCTGATCCCTACGCGATGATGTTGACGCCGCTGGCCGTGAGGCTGCCGCGATAGAGGTTGATGGTGGGGGCCGGAACGTCCTCGGCCTCGGTGGGCGCGTCGCTGCCGCCAAAGCGGGAGCCGCGGCCATTGCCGTCCTGGCCCTGCTGGCCGCCATTGAAGGGGTTCTGCTTCAGGGAAAATTCGAGATTGGTCTTGGCGCTGTCGAGGCCCGCCTGTTGCAGCGCCCGTTCCAGGCCCCGCTGGTCGCGTTGCATCAGATCGAGCGTTTCGGCCTTTTCCACGGTCAGCCTGGCATTGACCTTGCCCGAGGCGTCGATATCGAGGCGGACATCGACGCGGCCCAGTTCGGCCGGATCGAGCCGGATCTGGAAGCGGGTATTGCCGTCGGTGGCCTGGCGGGCAACTTCGAAGGCCAGTTGCGGCAGGTTGAGCTGCTGCTGGCTGGTCTGGTAGCCGGTCTGGATAATGCGCGGCGCGAGCAGGGGATCGATGCGCGCGGTCTGCTGCTGGGCCGATTGGGACGGGGCCTGGGCTTCGGGCTGCTTGTCGAGCACGGGGGCTGCAGGCGCGGCGGCGGTCTTGATCTCGGGCTCGCGCGGCTTGCCGTCATCGGGTTTGGCGCCGGTATCGGTCTGCGGCTTGTCGCCGGTTATGGGCTTGGCGGCGATTTCGCTCTCGGCGCCGGGGGCCGGGTCGGCAGTGGGCTCGGTCTTGACCTCGGCGGTCTTGCCGGTCAGCACGGGTTCAGTGAGCTTGAGCTCGGGCGTGGCCAGCGGTTGGGCATTGGCCGTGGCGTCTACCTTGATGGCGGTGCGGGCGGCGAGCCGGTCGAGCGCGGTCTGCAATTCGGGGTCGATGCCGGTCTCTGCGTCCATGCCCAGGGCGGCGAGGGCCTCGGTCGCGTCGTCGCCAGTGCTGAGGCCCTTGGCGAGCGCAGCCAGCTTGCGGCCCATTTCGGCCAATTGCTGGGCGAGTTCGGCATCGGCCGCGGTTTGCGCGGTGGTGTCGTCCTGCAGCGTCAGCGCCAGCGGAGCGAGGGCCTTGGCCAGTTGATCCTCAAAGCTGGCCGGGTCGGCAAGAGCGCCATTGGCCATTGCCGTCAGCTCTGCCGTGCTGGGCAGTGCGTCGAGCGAAATGCCCAGGGCCTGGGCCAGCGCGTCGAGCGCGGCGGCGAGGCCGGTCAACTCTTCCTGGGTGGGGGCCTTGCCGGCTTCAAGTGCTGCGCTGAGCTTGGCGAGACGATCGAGCAGGTCGCTCAATTCGGATGCGGGCGCTGGCTGGATGGGCGTCGTTGCCTCGACCGGAGCGGCGACCGCCTCGGTGTCATCGGTGGGCCTGTCCTGGTCGGCATCGGGTTTGGCAGGCTCGTTCGCAGGTGGTGCGGGGGGCTTTGGTTTGGCGGGGGCCGGCTTGGTGTCGCCAAGCAGGGCGGCGAAATCGTCGCGCGGGGCCGGGGCCTGGTTGTTGAGGCCCTTGCTGATCGTGCCGGCGGCAGTGGAGGTGATGACGGTCAGGTTTGATGCCACGCTACGCGGACCCGTGAAGATGAGACTAATCCGGCAAGAGCAATGCAAGCGGGGTGCCAGTTTGAATTGTTGTTTTAATTCAATGGTTTGAATTTTCCGGCGGATGACTGGTGGTGGCCCGATCCGGCAGAAAGGGAGGGGCGGCGGCAATTGTTGCCGGGTTCTCTCCGCCGGCCGATTGCACGGGCGGGCGGAAGGGAGTATGGAGCGGGCCTTAAATTCGTCCGCTGGCCCTTGAACCCAACCGGATAGAGGAATGATGTTGAACTCGCTTGATATTGCCAAGCGTCCTGAAGACACGCGCGTTGTCGTTGCGATGTCGGGGGGCGTGGATTCTTCGGTCGTGGCGGGCCTGTTGGCCCGGCAGGGCTATGACGTCGTCGGCGTCACACTCCAGCTTTACGATCATGGCGAAGCCACCCACCGCAAGGGGGCGTGCTGCGCCGGGCAGGATATCCACGATGCGCGGCGCGTAGCCGCCACGCTGGGCATTCCCCATTATGTGCTCGATTATGAAGAGCGCTTCAAAAAGAGCGTTATCGCGCCTTTCGCCAATGCCTATCAGCAGGGCGAAACGCCAGTGCCCTGCATTGCCTGCAACCAGTCGG
Protein-coding regions in this window:
- a CDS encoding flagellar hook assembly protein FlgD; translated protein: MAVDSVSSNTNTSALSGSRTTIAENFDTFLNILTTQLKNQNPLDPLDTNQFTAQLVQFTGVEQQLKTNEFLESLLQSTQSSGKTDAVSYIGKEVTAAGTTAQLKDGGATWAFNAEAQVANATVTIKNANGQVVYTETGSLEKGPGNFLWTGKGSDGNTQPDGIYTIDIKGTNLAGNTIKISTSTVGVVTAVDFSGAQPILTVGTGKILLSDVTNVKIPAATTPPPADSDDETDS
- the sciP gene encoding CtrA inhibitor SciP — protein: MTVQMRPRVKYVIGPDGSPLTIADLPPANTRRWVIRRKAEVVAAVRGGLLSLEEACDRYTLSVDEFLNWQAAIDKHGLAGLRTTWIQHYREG
- a CDS encoding flagellar hook-length control protein FliK, which encodes MASNLTVITSTAAGTISKGLNNQAPAPRDDFAALLGDTKPAPAKPKPPAPPANEPAKPDADQDRPTDDTEAVAAPVEATTPIQPAPASELSDLLDRLAKLSAALEAGKAPTQEELTGLAAALDALAQALGISLDALPSTAELTAMANGALADPASFEDQLAKALAPLALTLQDDTTAQTAADAELAQQLAEMGRKLAALAKGLSTGDDATEALAALGMDAETGIDPELQTALDRLAARTAIKVDATANAQPLATPELKLTEPVLTGKTAEVKTEPTADPAPGAESEIAAKPITGDKPQTDTGAKPDDGKPREPEIKTAAAPAAPVLDKQPEAQAPSQSAQQQTARIDPLLAPRIIQTGYQTSQQQLNLPQLAFEVARQATDGNTRFQIRLDPAELGRVDVRLDIDASGKVNARLTVEKAETLDLMQRDQRGLERALQQAGLDSAKTNLEFSLKQNPFNGGQQGQDGNGRGSRFGGSDAPTEAEDVPAPTINLYRGSLTASGVNIIA